ACGCAGGCTTTCTTTGAGCGTTTTCTGGAGGGCAATTTTCTAGAAAGCGTGGATCGTCAGAAGGGCAAGTTCCGCTCGTTTCTGTTGGCCGCCCTCAAACATTTCCTGGCGAACCAAAACGACCGGGTCAACGCGGAGAAGCGCGGCGGCGGGCGAACCCTTCTTTCGTTGGACGACGAAACCGCCGAGCAACGTTACCTCCTGGAGCCAATCTCCAATCAGTCTCCTGAGAACATATTTGAACAACGCTGGGCGGTGACTCTGCTGGAACAGGCGTTGACTCGCCTGCGCGAAGAATCGGCTGCCGATCATGATACCCGCCAGTTCGACCTCTTGAAAACATTTCTGTCAGCCGAGAGCGGCGAAGGCGAGTATGCCGCCGTGGCCGCGCAATTGGGAATGACCATTGGAAACGTCGCCGTGACGGTGCATCGACTCCGGCAGCGCTACCGGGAGATGATCCGCAGCGAGGTCGCGCAAACCGTGCTGAGTCCCGCCGACCTCGACGAGGAAATGCATTATTTGTTTACCGTGCTTACCCAATAAGATCATGTACGTAAATTGTAGCCGCCGACGTGAGGAGGCGGAACCGTCTCGAATTTCCTGCTGGAAAATCCGCCTCCTTACGTCGGCGGCTACAACCATCAGGCTTTTTCGTGAACATTCTAAGAATTACCACCGAAAGATTTCGCGTAATCGGCGGCCTGATTTTCTTCTGTAGATTATATGGAAGCGATGTCTCAAACGCGCACCTGCCCCAAATGCGGAGCGGAATTGCCCGGCGCCGCCTTGGAAGGACTTTGCCCAAGGTGCGTGGCCAGGCTCGCGTTTGATTTCGGTTCGCCGCGAACCCGCCTCCCGTATTTTGGCGACTACGAACTGCTGGAAGAAATCGCCCGCGGTGGCATGGGTGTGGTTTACCGAGCCAGGCAACTGAGTTTGAATCGTGTCGTCGCGGTCAAGATGATCCTGTTCGGCCAGTTTGCGAGCCGTGATTTCGTCCAGCGTTTTCGCACCGAGTCCGAAGCCGCCGCCAATCTGCATCATCCAAACATCGTC
This window of the Verrucomicrobiota bacterium genome carries:
- a CDS encoding sigma-70 family RNA polymerase sigma factor, whose product is MSPADDHEQPAPAKGQWFATTHWSVVLKAGQRPSPQAAEALEKLCRTYWYPLYAYVRRQGHDAPDAQDLTQAFFERFLEGNFLESVDRQKGKFRSFLLAALKHFLANQNDRVNAEKRGGGRTLLSLDDETAEQRYLLEPISNQSPENIFEQRWAVTLLEQALTRLREESAADHDTRQFDLLKTFLSAESGEGEYAAVAAQLGMTIGNVAVTVHRLRQRYREMIRSEVAQTVLSPADLDEEMHYLFTVLTQ